In Vibrio alginolyticus NBRC 15630 = ATCC 17749, the sequence TTACCTGATAGAAGAACCGTTTCGCCTGTCTTCCACTCTTGTACTTCTTCTTTAGTAATTGTGTCTAAGTTTACGCGACGCGTATTTTCGCCCGCTTCCCAAGTGATATCTGGCCAATCTTCTAGTTTAGGTGGTGCTAGCTCTGCTGGGCCGCTACCATCAAGCGTGAAGTGTACGTGACGAGTCGCCGCACAGTTCGGGATCAAACAAACAGGCTTAGAAGCCGCGTGCGTTGGCGCAGTTTTGATTTTAACGTCGACAACAGTCGTCAAACCGCCAAGACCTTGCGCACCGATACCAAGTTTGTTCACGCGATTGAAGATATCCAAACGAAGCTCTTCTTCTGCGTTTTGTGGACCACGGTCGATAAGCTCTTGAATATCGATGTGTTCCATTAGAGATTCTTTTGCCAATACCGCTGCTTTTTCAGCCGTACCGCCGATACCAATGCCAAGCATGCCAGGAGGACACCAGCCCGCCCCCATAGTTGGTAGCGTTTTTTCTACCCACTCAGCAATATCGTCAGATGGGTTTAGCATCACCATCTTAGTTTTGTTTTCGCTACCGCCGCCCTTCGCAGCGATCTGAATTTCAACTTTATCGCCCGGAACCATGTTGATATGTACGACGGCAGGCGTGTTGTCTTTGGTATTAATACGTTTACCAGCAGGGTCCATAAGTACTGACGCACGCAACGGGTTATCAGGGTTCGTGTACGCTTGTCGAACACCTTCATCTACCATCTGCTGAACCGTCATGTCGGTCGAATCCCATTGCACGCCCATACCGATGTTGACGAAACACGTCACAATACCAGTATCCTGACAAATTGGACGGTGACCTTCTGCGGACATTCGGGAGTTAATTAGGATCTGAGCAATCGCGTCTTTCGCGGCTTGACTCTCTTCGCGGTGATAGGCTTTTTCAAGAGCTTGAACAAAGTCTAGCGGGTGGTAGTAAGAAATATACTGTAGCGCATCAGCGACACTGCTGATCACATCCTGCTTGCGTATTACCGTCATTACATGCCTCGTTATAGTTATGCTTCCATTATTGGCTTAGCTTCAATCGTGTTTGTTGAGCTTATTGCTCTTTTGAGCTTCGTTTTTTATAAACAATTGTCGAACGGCTGATATCGACACACGAAATGCTGAAGTTGCCTACTTGTAAACCATCTCAAAACCCTATGAATAGAGGGAGTTTGGCTACACAGAGGAATATGATACTCTTGCTGCCCATGACATGCCATGCAGTGAACGATCTCTTTGTCACAAATTACACAAATGAACAACATGGACAATCAATTCATTGATTTTAAAGCGTTGGAATACGCACCAGAGTTTGCTCTTCACCTTTTTTCTCGCATTCAACACCTACCTTGGGCGATGTTGCTGCGTTCTGCATCAAAAACGCATATCGATAGCCGCTTCGATGTGTTGGTCGCCAACCCGATTGCAACGTTAGAAACCACTGCCGACAACACACAAGTTGAAACGCCATCGAATGCCTATTCAACTCAAGATGACCCATTCACGCTGCTTCATCAATTGCAAGAACAGTGGCTTCCTCACGTAGAGTTAAATAAAGAATTGGATTTGCCTTTTGTTGGTGGTGCGCTCGGTTACTTCAGTTACGATTTAGGTCGCCGCGTAGAAACGATGCCAGAAGTGGCAGAAAAAGATCTCAACACGCCGGATATGGCGGTAGGTCTGTATGAATGGGCCGTTGTTGTTGACCACAAGCTTAAAAAAGCATGCCTAGTTGGTCAGAATATCGAGCAAGCTTGGCAGTGGTTAAACGAGCAAAAAGCAGAACAAACCGTTGACTTCGCTTTGTCTGGTGCTTGGCAGTCAAACATGACGAAAGAGAGCTACGCTACTCGCTTTGACAAGGTGCAAGAATACTTGTTGAGCGGTGACTGTTATCAGATAAATTTGGCGCAGCGCTTTAACGCACCGTATCAAGGCAGCGAGTGGCAAGCGTATCTGAAATTGGAGTCCGCCAACCAAGCGCCATTCTCAGCGTTTATCCGTATGCCTGAGTCTTCGATTTTGAGTATCTCTCCAGAGCGCTTTTTAGAGCTCAAAGATCGCGTCATTGAAACAAAACCAATCAAAGGTACTCGCCCACGCAGCGAAGATCCAACGAAAGATAACGCTAATGCCCATGACTT encodes:
- the pabB gene encoding aminodeoxychorismate synthase component I translates to MDNQFIDFKALEYAPEFALHLFSRIQHLPWAMLLRSASKTHIDSRFDVLVANPIATLETTADNTQVETPSNAYSTQDDPFTLLHQLQEQWLPHVELNKELDLPFVGGALGYFSYDLGRRVETMPEVAEKDLNTPDMAVGLYEWAVVVDHKLKKACLVGQNIEQAWQWLNEQKAEQTVDFALSGAWQSNMTKESYATRFDKVQEYLLSGDCYQINLAQRFNAPYQGSEWQAYLKLESANQAPFSAFIRMPESSILSISPERFLELKDRVIETKPIKGTRPRSEDPTKDNANAHDLQTAEKDQAENLMIVDLLRNDIGRVASPGSVHVPKLFDIESFPAVHHLVSTIRANLDEQYAPADLLRACFPGGSITGAPKVRAMQIIEELEPHRRSAYCGSIGYISRHGRMDTSITIRTLVAEKNKLYAWAGGGVVADSDCASEYQETLDKLSKILPALQS
- a CDS encoding fumarate hydratase, encoding MTVIRKQDVISSVADALQYISYYHPLDFVQALEKAYHREESQAAKDAIAQILINSRMSAEGHRPICQDTGIVTCFVNIGMGVQWDSTDMTVQQMVDEGVRQAYTNPDNPLRASVLMDPAGKRINTKDNTPAVVHINMVPGDKVEIQIAAKGGGSENKTKMVMLNPSDDIAEWVEKTLPTMGAGWCPPGMLGIGIGGTAEKAAVLAKESLMEHIDIQELIDRGPQNAEEELRLDIFNRVNKLGIGAQGLGGLTTVVDVKIKTAPTHAASKPVCLIPNCAATRHVHFTLDGSGPAELAPPKLEDWPDITWEAGENTRRVNLDTITKEEVQEWKTGETVLLSGKILTGRDAAHKRIQGMLDNGEGLPEGVDLNGKFIYYVGPVDAVGDEVVGPAGPTTSTRMDKFTDMMLEKTGIMGMIGKAERGPATVESIKNHKAVYLMAVGGAAYLVAKAIKKARVVAFEDLGMEAIYEFEVEDMPVTVAVDSNGVNAHQIGPDTWKVKIQEMEA